A genomic window from Chanos chanos chromosome 14, fChaCha1.1, whole genome shotgun sequence includes:
- the LOC115827384 gene encoding serine/arginine-rich splicing factor 11 isoform X4, with translation MDPMAALGVPGPNMNPQSLSAEQLMKLMSMDPKLNPMAAGLGLNPALKAEAASKEIEEAMKRVREAQSLISAAIEPGNKKDDKRKHSRSRSRSRRRRSKSRSRHRRSSSRSRRRSRSRSKRRSKSPRRRRSHSKDRSRRSRSRDRRKDEKSRKRSKTPPKSYSSARRSRSASRRRHRRSRSASRSPKKSRSPKRKISRSPSPRRHKKEKKKDKDRERDRDRDRERKDDRDRNREKRERSTSKKSKDKEKDRDRKSDSEKGDVKVTRDYDEEEQGYDSEKEEEQERNSDAMSSPPAQNALQENAEDTRRGSDANSEDQHDEDMDMSD, from the exons ATGGACCCCATGGCAGCTTTGGGAGTGCCTGGACCCAATATGAACCCCCAG TCTTTGTCTGCAGAGCAGCTTATGAAGCTGATGTCCATGGATCCAAA GTTAAATCCCATGGCTGCCGGACTGGGTCTCAACCCTGCGCTGAAAGCAGAAGCAGCAAGTAAAGAAATTGAGGAGGCCATGAAACGTGTGAGGGAGGCACAGTCTCTGATATCTGCCGCCATTGAACCAGGAA ATAAGAAGGACGACAAACGGAAACATTCAAGATCCCGTTCTAGATCAAGGAGGAGGCGATCCAAATCTCGTTCAAggcacag GAGATCAAGTAGCAGGTCACGACGGCGCTCTCGCTCAAGGAGTAAGAGGAGATCCAAGAGTCCTCGTAGGAGGAGGTCCCACTCGAAAGACCGCAGCAGACGCTCTAGGTCAAG GGATCGgaggaaagatgaaaaaagcagaaaacgCTCTAAAACACCCCCCAAGAGCTACAGCAGCGCAAGACGGTCACGAAGCGCCAGCCG CCGACGACACAGAAGAAGTCGCAGCGCCTCCAGGTCACCAAAGAAGTCCAGGTCTCCTAAGAGAAAGATCTCTAGGTCTCCTTCTCCTAGAAG ACacaagaaggagaaaaagaaggataaggacagagagagggaccgAGATCGTGACAGGGAAAGAAAGGATGACCGTGACAGAAACCGTGAAAAACGAGAGCGCTCCACCAGTAAGAAGAgcaaagataaagagaaagacagagacaggaagtcTGACAGTGAGAAAGGAGATGTAAAG GTGACACGAGATTACGACGAGGAGGAGCAAGGCTACGACAGTgagaaggaagaagagcaggagagaaattCAGATGCGATGTCCTCTCCGCCAGCCCAGAACGCCCTGCAGGAGAACGCCGAAGACACGAGGAGAGGGTCGGACGCCAACAGCGAGGACCAGCACGACGAGGACATGGATATGAGCGACTAA